A portion of the Physeter macrocephalus isolate SW-GA chromosome 15, ASM283717v5, whole genome shotgun sequence genome contains these proteins:
- the LOC102981534 gene encoding LOW QUALITY PROTEIN: syntaxin-17-like (The sequence of the model RefSeq protein was modified relative to this genomic sequence to represent the inferred CDS: inserted 2 bases in 1 codon), whose protein sequence is MLQVEQIQHFFRMSEDEEKVKLRHLEPAIQKFTKIVIPTDMERLRKHQINIEKYQRCRIWDKLHEEHINAGRTVQQLRSNIREMEKLCLKVQKDDLGLLKRMIDPVKEEASAATAEFLQLHLESVEELKKQFNDEETLLQPSLTRSMTVGGNVLSLILDHSIVXEADLIELSQLVTDFSLLVNSQQEKIDSFEDHVNSAAVNVEEGTKNLGKAAKYKLAALPVAGALIGGVVGGPTGLLAGFKVAGIAAALGGGVLGFTGGKLLQRKKQKMMEKLTSSCPNLPSQTDKKCS, encoded by the exons ATGTTGCAAGTAGAACAGATACAACATTTTTTTAGGATGtctgaagatgaagaaaaagtgaaattacGCCATCTTGAACCAGCTATTCAGAAATTTACTAAGATAGTAATCCCAACAGACATGGAGAGGTTAAGAAAGCACCAGATAAATATTGAGAAGTATCAGAGGTGCAGAATCTGGGACAAGTTGCATGAAGAGCATATCAACGCAGGACGTACAGTTCAGCAACTCCGCTCCAATATCCGAGAAATGGAGAAGCTTTGTTTGAAAGTCCAAAAGGATGACCTTGGACTTCTGAAGAGAATGATAGATCCTGTTAAAGAAGAAGCAtcagcagcaacagcagaatTTCTTCAACTCCATCTGGAATCTGTAGAAGAACTTAAGAAACAATTTAATGATGAAGAAACTTTATTACAGCCTTCTTTGACCAGATCCAtgactgttggtggtaatgtactAAGTCTTATTCTTGATCATAGTATAGT AGAAGCGGACTTAATTGAACTTAGCCAACTGGTCACTGATTTCTCTCTCCTAGTGAATTCTCAGCAGGAGAAGATAGACAGCTTTGAAGACCACGtcaacagtgctgctgtgaatgttgAAGAGGGAACCAAAAACTTGGGGAAGGCTGCAAAATACAAGCTGGCAGCTCTGCCTGTGGCAGGTGCACTCATCGGAGGAGTGGTGGGGGGTCCGACTGGCCTCCTTGCAGGCTTCAAAGTGGCAGGAATTGCAGCTGCACTTGGTGGTGGGGTGTTGGGCTTCACAGGTGGAAAattgttacaaagaaagaaacagaaaatgatggAGAAGCTCACTTCCAGCTGTCCAAATCTTCCCAGCCAAACTGACAAAAAATGCAGTTAA